DNA from Quercus lobata isolate SW786 chromosome 1, ValleyOak3.0 Primary Assembly, whole genome shotgun sequence:
GAAATTCTTTACTTCTTGATTGTTGGTTCAAGACTAATGAAATTTGATAGCGTtggtattaataaaaattgtgttgatggggaaaaaataaaagtaaagaaaaaaataataataaaaaaaaaagaaacaaagaagggGTAATGGATTATGAAAAATTGcgttaatgaaaaaaaaaaaaatcattccttCAAGCATGTACAATCCCTCCGTGGCATACATATTAGGTTATTATAGGGAGGAATTCTTTAGAGTGGACCTAAAATGTTGGCAAGTGGTTTTGAACCCAAGATCCTTAGAACCATTTAAAGTGTGATGAAACCCACAACTTATTAgagtttttagtttatttttactactatttatgagtctcattgtactttttgatactatatTATGGGTTCTACTGTACCATTCAactagtttttagttttttctatagtattttcaataaaaaattttcaatttcagataaataagttgttctcaaACGGATGTGGGGTTTAGTctcaaacataatttttgaaaaactatatcatttttagctaaaattatattcaatacaaatatcATTAAATGGTGATAAACAGTTACAATtacattaaaaagatcataaatgTTATGCACTAAAGTCAAAAttaacttaaaagttaaaacaacttaaaaaagtgtaatttttattGTAGTCATGAAATTAGTTTAAATAGAATTAAGTCATTTAGGTGCCGTACAATCTGCCCTCCTCTACTATCTactgataaataaaaaaaaccattttccccaaaaaaaaaaaaaaaaaccaaaaacggAATCAAGGATATTTACGTCATTTTACTTGCAActtatttgtgttttgttttaattttatttatttattaaaatatactaCTGATTATTTATACTGTTAGTCGTTAACTATTACTCTTTTaacagaggaagaaagaaatagagaaatagTTTAAAGTcctaaaattgaaaagaacACAGACAGGATAGAAAAGCggtggtttggttttggttttggttttggcgTTCAATCGAGAAAGACAGGCATGGACGAACTTGAATTCCGAAAGCTTCTTGATCTCTTTCCTGTAGTCCGATCTCGCGATTACCATgtacgtctctctctctctctctctctctccttttctttatttctacTTTTCATTCATTCCCACTTTCAAATCTTCAATCTACCATAATACTCAAAACCCATATCTCCATTGAATTTTTCtgaaacaatatatatatattttttaatttaaatatcaGGCAGAATCAGAGGCGTCAAGAGAGTCAACCTCTAAGTCAATGCAGAATGAGGCGGTATGATTCGACTCTACTATATTATCGTGTGTTTATGTATTGAGTGTTAATAATTGATGTTTTTGAGTTCACAACAGGTAAAGGAATGGCAGAGTGCGTGGGATGAGGGggataaaaaagaagatgagaatCAGGGAACTAGTGTGCATGATGGTATGTCATactattgtatttaatttttttcatatatattataatgatttttttggttagctattttgctttgtttttttctacCTAGTTTATCATTGGGATTTATGTCTTGCCCTTTAGTTTGACCCATTTTATCTTAGAAATTACCAGCATGGtgaatgcttcttttttttgcaaatgatatAGTTGAGTGGATGAAATTGAAGGTGGTGTTAATTAAAGTTAGAAATTTGGAGAGACGCTttggaaattttattattatttttatatggcATAGGATTAGTTGCACGTC
Protein-coding regions in this window:
- the LOC115981176 gene encoding uncharacterized protein LOC115981176, which codes for MDELEFRKLLDLFPVVRSRDYHAESEASRESTSKSMQNEAVKEWQSAWDEGDKKEDENQGTSVHDDAFWEKLKSAAERKVGAVEAERFCKAFQRIHSKLVHEELSLDAARSFLNSS